The following coding sequences are from one Fimbriiglobus ruber window:
- a CDS encoding DUF2442 domain-containing protein yields MTTKTPAKHAVAFYTASARLAHAYRSAARRNKTLARCAELRELGGAAQSHVAGHHALQNVVLSHADDDHFVLTNPRVEPVVTGAFHVLFTGPATHPDQVAQWMRTTNIRSENRLHVINADDLEGAQVSQLLGRICSALGGDGDRGSIIDAYFTGGSLTVRGPGHRMLHVPADSVPALKGHPPQVLRNFEIDPDGSFLYWPALDVHLGWNQFLQAVDPAEFRSAQQRSSGFNKRYGAAIRKIREDAGVAQSKVVGLTDRKLRRIEHGECRATTTALAALARAHGLNANEYLEKLAKAMR; encoded by the coding sequence ATGACCACCAAGACGCCGGCTAAGCACGCGGTAGCGTTCTACACCGCTTCCGCCCGGCTCGCCCACGCCTACCGGAGCGCGGCCAGGCGCAACAAAACTCTGGCCCGCTGCGCGGAACTTCGGGAGTTGGGCGGTGCCGCCCAATCCCACGTGGCTGGACACCATGCGCTCCAGAACGTCGTTCTCTCCCACGCGGACGACGACCATTTCGTGCTAACGAACCCGCGCGTCGAACCGGTGGTTACCGGCGCGTTCCACGTACTTTTCACGGGACCAGCCACGCACCCCGATCAGGTAGCTCAGTGGATGCGGACGACAAACATCCGCTCGGAAAACCGCCTTCACGTAATTAATGCCGACGATCTGGAAGGCGCGCAGGTTTCCCAATTACTCGGCCGGATCTGTTCCGCTCTCGGCGGGGACGGCGACCGCGGCAGTATTATCGACGCCTACTTCACCGGAGGATCGTTGACCGTCCGGGGTCCGGGGCACCGCATGCTTCACGTTCCGGCGGATTCCGTCCCGGCTTTGAAAGGGCACCCGCCCCAGGTGTTGCGGAATTTCGAGATCGACCCCGACGGCTCGTTCCTCTACTGGCCCGCGCTCGATGTTCATCTGGGTTGGAATCAATTCCTGCAAGCGGTCGACCCGGCCGAGTTCCGAAGTGCCCAGCAACGGAGCAGTGGTTTCAACAAGCGGTACGGCGCGGCCATCCGCAAAATCCGCGAGGACGCCGGGGTCGCGCAGTCGAAGGTCGTGGGGCTCACGGACCGCAAACTGCGCCGCATCGAGCATGGCGAGTGCCGGGCCACGACCACCGCACTCGCCGCGCTGGCACGGGCTCACGGGCTTAATGCAAACGAATACCTGGAAAAACTGGCGAAGGCGATGCGGTGA
- a CDS encoding DUF1501 domain-containing protein, with amino-acid sequence MSFPDWFTRRAADRTLTRRDVLRLGTASVLGLSLPNCLAAAAAAGRRAAARNVLVIYEQGGLSHMDTWDPKPDAVADHRTPFKPIATNVPGIQFSELLTKTAAVADKLAVVRSMHHAKDGADAHPNGTQYALSGSHPGAAALTMPDIGSIVSHTIGSNCKYLPPYIMVPGNHEQAAETRTGFLPAGTKVFKTGGRDLADPAWKIDGLIARAENRDGRLTDRHGLRDGLDRRQAASGPGYDVQGMDRLYDQAFDMLTSPKVTEAFDLSREPQKVRDAYGAGHRGACYLVGRKLIEAGVRFVTVDTRWPLTKETPKGGNLNWDHHDHIYATKTCELPGATGAGAGRYGIAHWVMMGSVDQAFSALIADLHDRGLLAETLVCFVSEFGRTPKINKAKGRDHWTHAYSIVFAGAGVRGGQVIGKTDREGGYVLDTPYTPEDYASTIYAKLGIDRDQPIYTPSNRPVFFGHAGQPIAGVM; translated from the coding sequence ATGTCCTTCCCCGACTGGTTCACCCGGCGCGCCGCCGACCGCACGTTGACGCGCCGCGACGTTCTCCGCCTCGGCACCGCGTCCGTCCTCGGCCTATCTCTGCCGAACTGCCTTGCCGCGGCGGCTGCCGCGGGGAGAAGAGCCGCAGCCAGGAACGTGCTCGTCATTTACGAACAGGGCGGCCTGTCCCACATGGACACCTGGGACCCGAAGCCCGACGCGGTCGCCGACCACCGCACGCCGTTCAAGCCGATCGCGACCAACGTCCCCGGCATCCAGTTCAGCGAGCTGCTGACGAAGACCGCGGCCGTGGCCGATAAGCTGGCCGTCGTCCGCTCGATGCACCACGCCAAGGACGGGGCCGACGCCCACCCGAACGGGACGCAGTACGCCCTCTCCGGGTCGCACCCGGGGGCGGCCGCGCTGACGATGCCGGACATCGGCTCGATCGTCTCGCACACCATCGGGTCGAACTGCAAGTACCTACCGCCGTACATCATGGTGCCGGGCAACCACGAGCAGGCGGCCGAGACGCGGACCGGCTTCCTCCCGGCCGGGACCAAGGTGTTCAAGACCGGCGGCCGCGACCTGGCCGACCCGGCCTGGAAGATCGACGGGCTCATCGCCCGGGCCGAGAACCGCGACGGCCGACTGACCGACCGGCACGGCCTCCGCGACGGCCTCGACCGCCGGCAGGCGGCCAGTGGCCCGGGGTATGACGTCCAGGGCATGGACCGGCTTTACGACCAGGCCTTCGACATGCTGACCAGCCCGAAAGTGACCGAGGCGTTCGACCTGTCCAGGGAGCCGCAGAAGGTGCGGGACGCCTACGGGGCCGGGCACCGCGGGGCGTGTTACCTCGTCGGGCGGAAGCTGATCGAGGCCGGCGTCCGCTTCGTGACTGTCGACACCCGCTGGCCGCTGACCAAGGAAACGCCGAAGGGCGGTAACCTGAATTGGGACCACCACGACCACATTTACGCGACCAAGACGTGCGAGCTGCCCGGCGCGACCGGGGCCGGGGCCGGCCGGTACGGGATCGCCCACTGGGTCATGATGGGCAGCGTCGACCAGGCGTTTTCCGCCCTCATCGCCGACCTCCACGACCGCGGGTTGTTGGCGGAGACGCTGGTCTGTTTCGTGTCCGAGTTCGGGCGGACGCCGAAGATCAACAAGGCCAAAGGCCGGGACCACTGGACGCACGCGTATTCGATCGTGTTCGCCGGGGCCGGCGTGCGGGGCGGCCAGGTGATCGGGAAGACCGACCGCGAGGGCGGGTACGTCCTCGACACGCCGTATACCCCGGAAGACTACGCGAGTACGATCTACGCGAAGCTCGGCATCGACCGCGACCAGCCGATCTACACGCCGAGCAACCGCCCGGTGTTCTTCGGCCACGCCGGCCAGCCGATCGCCGGGGTGATGTAA
- a CDS encoding ATP-binding protein has protein sequence MAEPHIAAEITIPSDLAEARRVQEEIEDALQSARYGDRDIFSIKLALEEALVNAIKHGNQLDPDRRVFVVYTVTTERFDIKITDEGPGFNPADVPDPTAPENLERPCGRGLLLIRNFMTSVEYHGRGNVVTMTKVRIISE, from the coding sequence ATGGCCGAACCGCACATTGCCGCCGAGATCACGATCCCGAGCGACCTGGCCGAAGCCCGGCGGGTCCAAGAGGAAATCGAAGACGCGCTGCAGTCCGCGCGGTACGGCGACCGCGACATCTTTTCGATCAAGCTCGCCCTCGAAGAGGCCCTGGTCAACGCGATCAAGCATGGCAACCAACTCGACCCCGACCGCCGCGTCTTCGTGGTCTATACGGTGACCACCGAGCGGTTCGACATCAAGATCACCGACGAGGGCCCCGGGTTCAACCCGGCCGACGTGCCCGACCCGACGGCCCCGGAAAACCTCGAACGCCCCTGCGGCCGCGGCCTCCTGCTCATCCGCAACTTCATGACCTCGGTCGAATACCACGGCCGGGGCAACGTGGTCACCATGACCAAGGTCCGCATCATCAGCGAGTAA
- a CDS encoding STAS domain-containing protein yields MSNRRQRLTVDEIGDITVVQFVDKKILDEQNIQMIGDDLFRLVDELGRRKVLLNFSNVEFLSSAALGKLIRLHQRLSAIGGKLVLCGISKSILEIFEITKLDKMLTIVKDETTGLNTF; encoded by the coding sequence ATGTCCAACCGTCGTCAGCGCCTGACCGTGGATGAAATCGGTGACATCACCGTCGTCCAGTTCGTCGACAAGAAGATCCTCGACGAACAGAACATCCAGATGATCGGGGACGACCTCTTCCGGCTCGTGGACGAACTCGGCCGGCGGAAGGTGCTCCTGAACTTCTCGAACGTCGAGTTCCTGTCCAGTGCCGCGCTGGGCAAACTGATCCGGCTGCACCAGCGGCTGAGCGCCATCGGCGGCAAGCTGGTCCTGTGCGGCATCTCCAAGAGCATTCTGGAAATCTTCGAGATCACGAAACTCGATAAAATGTTGACGATCGTCAAGGACGAGACCACGGGTCTGAACACCTTCTGA
- a CDS encoding YkgJ family cysteine cluster protein, with protein MPPRKSPAKTVPLTVTNGDTATFDCTFGRGCPGLCCQNGRPSLSEAEQKVVTKNLKKFVPHLRPEAAKLIEAEGFLSGRTKLDMPMLRVIGGWCVFFNEGCVFHKVGLAEGDFAKYKPSQCVIFPLEPNGDGTYYVRQWGLNGEKWDLFCLNPAETDRKAVDTMGPELEYASRLPVAGAGG; from the coding sequence ATGCCGCCCCGCAAGTCGCCCGCCAAGACCGTCCCGCTGACCGTCACGAACGGCGACACGGCCACGTTCGACTGCACGTTCGGTCGCGGGTGCCCCGGGCTCTGCTGCCAGAACGGCCGCCCGAGCCTGTCCGAAGCCGAGCAGAAGGTGGTGACCAAGAACTTGAAGAAGTTCGTCCCGCACCTGCGGCCCGAGGCGGCCAAGCTGATCGAGGCCGAGGGGTTCCTGAGCGGGCGCACGAAACTCGACATGCCGATGCTCCGCGTGATCGGCGGGTGGTGCGTCTTCTTCAACGAGGGCTGCGTCTTCCACAAGGTCGGGCTCGCCGAGGGGGACTTCGCCAAGTACAAGCCGAGCCAGTGCGTGATCTTCCCGCTGGAGCCGAACGGCGACGGGACGTATTACGTGCGGCAGTGGGGCCTGAACGGGGAGAAGTGGGACCTGTTCTGCCTGAACCCGGCCGAGACCGACCGGAAGGCGGTCGACACCATGGGGCCCGAGTTGGAGTACGCGAGCCGGCTGCCGGTCGCCGGGGCCGGCGGGTGA
- a CDS encoding D-alanine--D-alanine ligase family protein: MAPPRVLVLFNEPVLAADHPDADAEHDVIHSVNIVTGFLEKAGLPVTRLGVSTDPTPLVARLKNDPPDVVFNLFEGTADHGNTEAFVAGIMEWLAVPFTGSPAQAMTLARNKLLAKHLFIGAGIETPAFFAVEAGEACPANTLGWPVIVKPAREDASVGIDQGAVVTTDADLRDRVEYILARYGGPVLVEQFIVGREMHVTLVELDAAAPAPTALPFSEILFQKGEDDHTDLWPIYSYDAKWRTDSSEYHRTPVDVPVVLPEDVTGRLVRAAQKTYRLLGCRDYARVDARVTDEGKVYILEANPNPSITSIMLRYGLEAIGWTHDAFVAHVAKYAAARGSDWTVPRAPVTPLPSAQAVGA; encoded by the coding sequence ATGGCCCCGCCTCGAGTCCTCGTCCTGTTCAACGAACCCGTCCTCGCAGCCGACCACCCCGACGCCGACGCCGAACACGACGTGATCCACAGCGTCAACATCGTCACCGGGTTTCTGGAAAAGGCCGGCCTCCCGGTCACCCGGTTGGGCGTCAGCACGGACCCCACCCCGCTCGTCGCCCGCCTCAAGAACGACCCGCCGGACGTCGTGTTCAACCTGTTCGAGGGCACGGCCGACCACGGGAACACCGAGGCGTTCGTGGCCGGGATCATGGAGTGGCTGGCGGTCCCGTTCACCGGCTCCCCGGCCCAGGCCATGACCCTCGCCCGGAACAAGCTGCTGGCCAAGCACCTGTTCATCGGGGCCGGGATCGAGACGCCGGCGTTCTTCGCGGTCGAGGCGGGCGAGGCGTGCCCGGCGAACACCCTCGGGTGGCCGGTGATCGTCAAGCCGGCCCGGGAGGACGCCAGCGTCGGGATCGACCAGGGGGCCGTCGTGACGACCGACGCCGACCTCCGCGACCGGGTCGAATACATCCTCGCCCGGTACGGCGGGCCGGTCCTCGTCGAACAGTTCATCGTCGGCCGGGAGATGCACGTCACCCTGGTCGAACTCGACGCGGCCGCCCCCGCCCCGACCGCCCTGCCGTTCTCCGAGATCCTGTTCCAGAAGGGCGAAGACGATCACACCGATTTGTGGCCGATCTACTCATACGACGCCAAGTGGCGGACCGATAGTTCGGAGTACCACCGGACCCCGGTGGATGTCCCGGTCGTTCTCCCCGAGGACGTGACCGGCCGGCTCGTCCGGGCGGCCCAGAAGACGTACCGCCTGCTCGGCTGCCGGGATTACGCGCGGGTCGACGCCCGCGTGACCGACGAGGGCAAGGTGTACATCCTCGAAGCCAACCCGAACCCGTCGATTACGAGTATCATGTTGCGGTACGGCTTGGAGGCGATCGGGTGGACGCACGACGCGTTCGTCGCGCACGTCGCCAAATACGCGGCCGCCCGCGGGTCGGACTGGACGGTGCCCCGGGCTCCCGTGACACCCTTGCCATCCGCCCAGGCCGTCGGGGCGTAA
- a CDS encoding ATP-grasp domain-containing protein, which translates to MESWTDTGEVRAGVRGGSPVFAKPLTETKSFVGCVVESEADLRLLQHLDDNLGVLAAEPVAFVSEWRYFVRRGRVVGLAHYKGEWSLAPDHDTVRRAVAAYVGAPAAYSLDYGVTADGRSLLVEANDAFALGPYGLDAVVYAEMLEDRWLELVGLPLA; encoded by the coding sequence ATGGAGTCGTGGACGGATACCGGGGAAGTCCGCGCCGGAGTTCGCGGTGGGTCGCCCGTATTCGCGAAGCCTTTGACGGAGACCAAGTCGTTCGTCGGGTGTGTCGTGGAAAGCGAGGCGGATTTACGACTGCTGCAGCACCTGGACGACAACCTGGGCGTGTTGGCGGCCGAGCCGGTGGCGTTCGTTTCGGAGTGGCGGTACTTCGTCCGCCGCGGCCGCGTCGTCGGGCTCGCCCACTACAAGGGCGAGTGGTCACTCGCGCCGGACCACGACACGGTGCGGCGGGCGGTCGCCGCTTACGTCGGCGCCCCGGCCGCGTATTCCCTCGACTACGGCGTCACAGCCGACGGCCGCAGTCTCCTCGTCGAGGCCAACGACGCCTTCGCGCTGGGCCCCTACGGCCTGGATGCGGTCGTGTACGCGGAGATGCTGGAGGATCGCTGGCTGGAGCTGGTGGGGTTGCCCTTGGCGTAA
- a CDS encoding SpoIIE family protein phosphatase: MNQALIALEVEPAPLVGMTYGVLDVRTGAVTVARAGLPPVVRVHAEEPPEPWIGPGPYLGAFDAEFFAREGRLRPGDKLVVASAGGGEELVAAVERHRGLPAQEFAAAVADELAAENPGCAVMAVEMVP; the protein is encoded by the coding sequence GTGAATCAGGCGTTGATCGCCCTGGAAGTCGAACCCGCGCCGCTGGTCGGGATGACCTACGGGGTTCTCGACGTGCGAACGGGCGCCGTCACGGTCGCCCGCGCCGGCCTGCCCCCGGTTGTGCGGGTCCACGCGGAGGAACCACCGGAGCCGTGGATCGGCCCCGGGCCGTACCTGGGCGCGTTCGACGCCGAGTTCTTCGCCCGCGAGGGCCGTCTTCGGCCGGGCGACAAGTTGGTCGTGGCGAGCGCGGGGGGCGGGGAGGAACTCGTCGCCGCGGTCGAGCGGCACCGCGGGCTGCCGGCCCAGGAGTTCGCCGCCGCCGTGGCCGACGAACTGGCCGCGGAGAACCCGGGCTGCGCGGTGATGGCCGTCGAGATGGTACCTTAA